The Calliphora vicina chromosome 3, idCalVici1.1, whole genome shotgun sequence genome contains a region encoding:
- the LOC135953382 gene encoding zinc finger matrin-type protein 2 has translation MSMRPDDHRRKWDKSEYQKKAQERLLNQAKGNDKNDEEPVQRESLKRRDYKVDLDSKLGKSVVINKNTPSSQSGGYYCNVCDCVVKDSINFLDHINGKKHQRNLGMSMKVERSTVDQVKERFQANKKKMEEKQKDYELERRLREAKEEEERYKEHRKEKRKDRKRKAEEDLDGMALTDDMADMAAIMGFSGFGASKKKA, from the exons ATGTCGATGCGCCCGGATGATCATCGTCGCAAATGGGACAAATCTGAATATCAGAAAAAAGCCCAGGAACGTTTATTAAATCAAGCCAAGGGAAACGATAAAAATGATGAag AACCCGTCCAAAGAGAAAGCCTCAAACGCAGAGACTACAAAGTTGACTTGGACAGTAAATTAGGTAAAAGTGTGGtcataaacaaaaatacacCCAGTTCACAGTCGGGTGGTTATTACTGCAATGTTTGTGATTGTGTAGTTAAGGATTCCATTAACTTTTTGGATCACATTAATGGTAAAAAACATCAAAGAAACTTGGGCATGTCCATGAAGGTGGAACGCAGCACAGTTGATCAGGTAAAGGAGCGTTTTCAGGCgaacaaaaagaaaatggaaGAGAAACAGAAAGATTATGAATTGGAACGGCGCTTGCGAGAGGCCAAAGAGGAAGAGGAACGCTACAAAGAGCATCGCAAAGAAAAACGAAAGGATCGTAAGCGTAAAGCCGAGGAGGATCTGGATGGCATGGCGCTAACAGATGATATGGCCGATATGGCGGCCATAATGGGTTTCTCGGGATTTGGTGCTTCAAAAAAGAAAGcataa